GGGCCGCGGCCTCGGTCAGCAACTCGCCTTTCTGGGCCTGGATTTCTTTGCCGTCGATGGTGATGGTGATCGGCTGCGAGGGATCGGTCATGGAACTGGGAAACGGTGGGCGGTGAAATGATCAGGCTGCTACACGCGTGCGCTTGAGGAGTGCGAGCTGATTCTTGATGAGATCGCTGGCTAGATGACTGGCTGTCATGCCTTGCCCTTTGGCCCGTTCGCGTAGTTCATCAGCCAAAGATGCGTCGATCTCGATTTCGTAGTAACGACCACGAAATTCACTCACAATTTCGACAGGCTGGGACATATCCAGATAATCGGTTGTATCGTGTTTATCCCAAAATTCAGCAGCTTCCTCGTAGCTGCTGAATTCATCAGGGAGTTCATCTCGTTCTTTCATAATATCTTCTTTCTGCTTGAGTCATGTCACGCGCCGAAATTGGCATGGCATTTCCGCCAGGTTTCAGTCTGCGTGCTCTACTCATCCAACACATTCGCCAGACTCTGCCCCACATAAGGACGGTAGATCGGGCGGGCGGGGATGGCGGGTTTGTTCTCGCCGGGGTTGGTGTCGAGGATGTAATCTTCGAATTCCTCGCGGAAGTGGCGCAACATGCTCTGCAGGCCCCACACCGCCGCCGGGCCAAAAGGACAGAATGATTGCTGATCGACATACTTCGTGATCCGCTCCATGCGGTCGAGGTCGGCCAGGGCGCCGCCGCCCTGTTCGATGCGGAGCAGTGTCTTCTCCATCCAGCCCGTGCCCTCGCGACAGGGCGTGCACTTGCCGCACGATTCCTCGCGATAGAAGGCCAGCGTGCGCCGGGCCACCGGCAACATGCTCTGGCCCTCGCAGATGACGATGATCCCGCCCGACCCCAGCAGCGACCCCGCCGCCTGGATCGACTCGAAATCGATGCCGGCGTCCAGCTTGTCGGCCTTGATCTGCGGCATCGAGAGGCCGCCGGGGATGATGCTCTTGATCGGGCGGTCGTCGAGCGTGCCGCCGGCGTAGTCGTAGATCAGTTGGCGCAGGGTGGCGCCGTAGGGGATTTCGTACACCCCCGGCTTTTTCACCTGCCCGCTCAGGCACACAAGCTGGAAACCGGGGCTTTTTTCGGTGCCCCACTGCCGGTACCAGTCGGCGCCGTGCTCGATCACATGCCGCACATGCGAGATGGTCTCGACATTGTTGACGATGGTTGGTTTGGCATACAACCCGGCCACAGCCGGGAAGGGCGGCTTGAGGCGGGGATGGCCGCGATGGCCTTCGAGAGAGGTCAGCAGGGCGGTCTCCTCTCCGCAGATGTAGGCCCCGGCGCCGGGGTGGACGATGATTTCCAGGTCGAAGTCCGTGCCGAAGATGCCCTGGCCCAGGAAGCCGCGCGCCTTCGCCTCGGCGATGGCCCCCTCCAGCCGCTGCTTGCCAAACATGTATTCCCCGCGAATATAGATGAAGGCATGGTGAGCCTGGATGGCCCAGGCCGCGCAGATGATGCCCTCGAGCAGTTGGTGCGGGTCGTATTCGATGATCAGCCGGTCCTTGAAAGTGCCCGGCTCGGATTCGTCGGCGTTGACCACCAGGTAGCGCGGGAACACGTCTTTGGGGAGGAAGCCCCACTTCACCCCGGCAGGGAAGCCCGCGCCCCCGCGCCCGCGCACCCCGGCCTTCTTCACCTCCTCGACCACGGCCCCCGGCTCCATCCCCACCGCCTTGCGCGCCGCCTGGTAGCCGCCGTCGGCCAGGTACGATGCGAGGGTATGGCTGTTGGGCTTGTCGATGCGGGCGAGGAGGAAGTTGGTTTCGGGGTGATGGTCGTGGTGGTAGGGGCCGGCCGGGTGGCGCTCCATCGAAGAAGGACGACTAAAGTCGTCACTACGGCCGGTTGCCATCGTAGTAACGACTTTAGTCGTTTCTCCTTCATGCGAGGAAGGACGATTAAAGTCGTCACTACGGCCGGTTGCCATCGTAGCAACGACTTTAGTCGTTTCTCCTTCATGCGAGGAAGGACGACTAAAGTCGTCACTACGATCGTATGCGCGGAGTTCGTCCAACATAGCGTCGGCCGTTTCCGGCGTCAGGTTCTCGTAGTAGCGGCCCCAGTTCGACTGCTCCCGCCGCACGAACAGCATCGGGGCCGTGGCGCAGGCGCCCAGGCATTCCATGTGATCCAGCCGGAAGACGCCATCGGCCGTTGTCTGGCCGAATTCCACCCCCAACCGTTGCTTCAGGTGCTCGGCCAGCCCCTCGGCCCCGCGCAACATGCAAGGCACGTTCGTGCATACTTCCAGATGGAATTTGCCGTGCGGCTCCTTATAAAGCATGTTGTAGAAGCCGGCGATGGCATAGACCTCCATCGGCTCGATCCCGAACAAGTCCGCCACCTCGTCCAGGGCCTCGTTCGGCAGCCAGCCGATTTCCTGCTGGGCGACATAGAGGGCGGGGACGATGGCCGAGCGGGCGCGGGGGTAGCGGGCCATCAGGGTTTGGATTTCGGTGCGGGCGGCGGTGGAAAGCATGGTTAGGGGTTATTGGTTATTAGGTATTGGTTATTAGAGATTAGAGATTGGAGATTGGCCAATAACCAATTACCAATAACCAATCTCCAATAACCATCATCTATCGACATCGCCCAGAACGATGTCAATGGAGCCGATGATCGTGACGAGATCGGAGAAAAGATGGCCTTTGGACATCAATTCGATGGATTGGAGGTTGACAAAGCTGGGGGTGCGGACGCGACAACGGTAGGGATGGGCCGAACCGTCCGAGATCAGGTAGACGCCCATCTCGCCTTTCGAGGCTTCGATGCCGTGATAGGCTTCGCCCACAGGCGGCCGGAAGCCCTCGGTGAAGAGCTTGAAGTGGTGAATGACGGCTTCCATGCTCTGGTCGAGCAGTTCGCGCTTGGGCGGGGCGATCTTGGGGTCGTCGATCAGGAAGTCGCCGTCGGGCAGGGCGTCCAACGCCTGCCGGACGATGCGCACCGACTGGCGCATCTCTTCCAGGCGCACGAAATAGCGGGCGTAGCTGTCGCCCTGGGGATAGCAGGGGATCTCGAAATCGTAGTGGTCGTAATTGCAGTAGGGCTGGGTCTTGCGCAGGTCGTATTTCACGCCGCTGCCGCGCAGCATGGGGCCGGTGATGCCCATGGCGATGCAGGTTTCGGCGCTGAGCACGCCGATCCCCTCCAGGCGGCGACGGAAAACGGGGTTGTCGGTCAGCATGCGTTCGTATTCGCCGAAACGGGCGGGCAGCCGGCCCAACAAATCGCGCACTTTTGGCTCGAAGGCGGGTGGCAAATCCCAGTTCACGCCGCCCACGCGCAGATAGGAGGTGGTCA
The Caldilineales bacterium genome window above contains:
- a CDS encoding BrnA antitoxin family protein: MKERDELPDEFSSYEEAAEFWDKHDTTDYLDMSQPVEIVSEFRGRYYEIEIDASLADELRERAKGQGMTASHLASDLIKNQLALLKRTRVAA
- the nuoF gene encoding NADH-quinone oxidoreductase subunit NuoF codes for the protein MLSTAARTEIQTLMARYPRARSAIVPALYVAQQEIGWLPNEALDEVADLFGIEPMEVYAIAGFYNMLYKEPHGKFHLEVCTNVPCMLRGAEGLAEHLKQRLGVEFGQTTADGVFRLDHMECLGACATAPMLFVRREQSNWGRYYENLTPETADAMLDELRAYDRSDDFSRPSSHEGETTKVVATMATGRSDDFNRPSSHEGETTKVVTTMATGRSDDFSRPSSMERHPAGPYHHDHHPETNFLLARIDKPNSHTLASYLADGGYQAARKAVGMEPGAVVEEVKKAGVRGRGGAGFPAGVKWGFLPKDVFPRYLVVNADESEPGTFKDRLIIEYDPHQLLEGIICAAWAIQAHHAFIYIRGEYMFGKQRLEGAIAEAKARGFLGQGIFGTDFDLEIIVHPGAGAYICGEETALLTSLEGHRGHPRLKPPFPAVAGLYAKPTIVNNVETISHVRHVIEHGADWYRQWGTEKSPGFQLVCLSGQVKKPGVYEIPYGATLRQLIYDYAGGTLDDRPIKSIIPGGLSMPQIKADKLDAGIDFESIQAAGSLLGSGGIIVICEGQSMLPVARRTLAFYREESCGKCTPCREGTGWMEKTLLRIEQGGGALADLDRMERITKYVDQQSFCPFGPAAVWGLQSMLRHFREEFEDYILDTNPGENKPAIPARPIYRPYVGQSLANVLDE